Proteins found in one Exiguobacterium sp. 9-2 genomic segment:
- a CDS encoding tetratricopeptide repeat protein, with the protein MNYNEVGFRHLEAGNYELAAQAFNDAIEENPKDPTAYVNLGTLLQSMNDADRALRFYDRALMIDNTFASAYYAKGALFFAADQLVEAEESLRAALLYGLDDADLHFMLGMTYQKLGDPVRGLPRLQRASELNGVDIEISFQYGLALAQNEKLEEAVEMFEHVLMLDETHTDARYNYAIALAFLGQQEACYAELEAVLAYQPEHALARDAKAKMDALLKQAD; encoded by the coding sequence ATGAACTATAATGAAGTAGGGTTCCGGCATCTAGAAGCTGGAAATTATGAATTAGCAGCGCAAGCTTTTAATGATGCGATCGAAGAAAACCCAAAAGATCCGACGGCGTACGTCAATCTTGGAACATTACTCCAATCGATGAACGACGCTGATCGTGCCCTTCGTTTTTATGACCGGGCACTGATGATTGATAATACGTTTGCGAGTGCCTATTATGCGAAAGGCGCTCTGTTCTTTGCTGCCGATCAACTCGTCGAAGCAGAGGAATCATTGCGCGCAGCGTTATTGTACGGACTTGACGACGCGGATCTCCATTTCATGCTAGGGATGACGTATCAAAAACTCGGTGATCCAGTACGCGGCTTACCTCGTTTACAACGCGCGTCAGAACTAAACGGTGTCGATATCGAGATCTCGTTCCAATACGGACTTGCCTTAGCGCAAAACGAGAAGTTGGAAGAAGCGGTCGAGATGTTCGAGCATGTCTTGATGCTTGACGAAACGCATACAGATGCACGATACAATTATGCGATTGCTCTTGCCTTCCTCGGTCAACAGGAAGCCTGTTATGCAGAACTTGAAGCCGTTCTTGCCTATCAGCCGGAACACGCCCTTGCACGAGATGCAAAAGCGAAGATGGATGCGTTATTAAAACAAGCAGATTGA
- a CDS encoding VOC family protein — MARLPIAGLCELVLEVEDMDRALGFWNETLGIPIVEQWAPEDAEPSKEQSKQDGVWATWLYIGGNTRLGLWLKRDFTMEERTVKHLPVSEWDTLYDEGGVHVHCAFYVEKDEFQQALNQLREASITVKLREWDEQETSNQKEYSAYFKDTENNVIELYTKNMDEAYEDFSGPPLRVIREVGN, encoded by the coding sequence ATGGCACGTTTACCGATTGCAGGATTGTGTGAATTAGTACTTGAAGTCGAGGATATGGATCGCGCCCTTGGCTTTTGGAATGAGACACTTGGTATTCCGATTGTCGAGCAATGGGCACCTGAGGATGCTGAGCCGAGCAAAGAACAATCTAAACAAGATGGGGTCTGGGCAACGTGGCTCTACATTGGCGGCAACACCCGACTCGGTCTTTGGCTGAAACGGGACTTCACGATGGAAGAACGAACCGTTAAACATTTACCGGTCTCCGAATGGGATACGTTGTACGATGAAGGCGGAGTCCATGTCCATTGTGCCTTTTACGTTGAGAAGGACGAGTTCCAGCAAGCCTTAAATCAGCTTCGGGAAGCTTCAATCACCGTGAAGCTAAGAGAATGGGATGAACAGGAGACCTCGAACCAAAAAGAGTATTCCGCTTATTTCAAGGATACAGAAAATAACGTCATCGAACTGTATACGAAAAACATGGATGAAGCCTATGAAGACTTTTCCGGACCTCCGCTTCGTGTCATCCGTGAAGTCGGGAATTAA
- a CDS encoding cysteine desulfurase family protein, with product MNYFDHSATTPMRPEVLEAMTPYLLEQYGNPSSVHAAGRSARAAIDNARRQIAQELNAKPTELIFTSGGTESDNYAIFGAAEVAREKGRHLITTRFEHHAVLRAFEELEKQGYDVTYLDVPSSGVVSLTALQEAVREDTILVSIMFGNNEVGTIQPIAAIGQFLRERGILFHTDAVQVFGKQAIDVEALQVDLLSASGHKINGPKGIGLLYVRTGVKLATQTYGGEQERKRRAGTENVPGIVGLAKALELMIAERDQQQDHIKQLRSVLLTRLDESGVTYEVNGVEGLPNVLNLYFPQIEIEPFLIMLDMRQMAVSSGSACTAGSVEPSHVLSAMYGEDERTRASVRISFGHGNELAQVELLAQALQDVVKSFQN from the coding sequence ATGAATTACTTTGACCATTCGGCGACGACGCCGATGCGTCCGGAAGTCCTTGAGGCGATGACGCCTTATTTGCTCGAACAGTACGGCAATCCATCAAGTGTCCATGCGGCTGGTCGTTCTGCTCGGGCGGCGATCGACAATGCACGTCGGCAGATCGCACAAGAATTAAATGCGAAACCAACTGAACTGATTTTCACGAGTGGTGGAACGGAGTCGGATAACTACGCCATCTTCGGTGCGGCTGAGGTAGCGCGTGAAAAAGGGCGTCATCTCATTACGACACGGTTTGAGCATCATGCCGTACTCCGTGCGTTCGAAGAGCTTGAAAAGCAAGGCTATGATGTCACATATCTCGATGTACCGTCGTCTGGCGTTGTGTCGTTGACTGCCTTACAAGAAGCAGTTCGGGAAGATACGATACTCGTCTCGATCATGTTCGGCAACAATGAAGTCGGGACGATCCAGCCGATTGCGGCAATTGGTCAATTCTTACGGGAACGCGGTATTTTGTTCCATACGGACGCGGTGCAAGTGTTCGGAAAACAAGCAATTGATGTCGAAGCGTTACAGGTCGATCTTTTATCCGCGTCTGGTCATAAAATCAATGGTCCAAAAGGAATCGGGCTATTATATGTACGGACAGGTGTGAAATTAGCGACGCAGACGTATGGCGGAGAACAGGAACGCAAGCGTCGCGCTGGTACGGAGAACGTACCGGGAATCGTCGGTTTAGCGAAAGCGCTCGAACTGATGATCGCAGAGCGCGATCAACAGCAGGACCACATCAAACAACTGCGTAGCGTTTTGCTAACACGCTTGGATGAAAGTGGCGTCACTTACGAAGTCAACGGTGTTGAAGGATTGCCGAATGTCCTCAATCTTTACTTCCCGCAAATTGAAATCGAACCGTTCTTGATCATGCTTGATATGCGCCAGATGGCTGTATCGAGCGGGAGTGCATGTACGGCAGGATCCGTCGAGCCTTCGCATGTCTTGTCGGCGATGTATGGTGAAGATGAACGGACACGGGCATCGGTTCGGATCAGTTTTGGTCACGGAAATGAGCTCGCGCAAGTCGAACTACTCGCACAAGCCTTGCAAGATGTCGTAAAATCGTTTCAGAATTAA
- a CDS encoding DUF1292 domain-containing protein, with translation MAEEKRQYLFPDEEGGEHLFEEWYRYSSERTGKTYLFLEMIGNPDEGADDLIICEIDEYGEGEDDFELSLIDENDEQTWDELELALKERITDATE, from the coding sequence ATGGCTGAAGAAAAACGTCAGTATCTCTTTCCAGATGAAGAGGGCGGCGAACATCTTTTCGAAGAATGGTACCGTTACTCAAGTGAACGTACAGGAAAAACCTATCTATTTCTTGAAATGATCGGTAACCCTGACGAAGGAGCGGATGATCTAATCATCTGTGAGATCGATGAATATGGAGAAGGCGAAGATGATTTTGAATTGAGCCTGATCGATGAAAATGATGAGCAAACTTGGGATGAACTCGAGCTTGCGTTAAAGGAGCGGATCACTGATGCAACAGAATGA
- a CDS encoding IreB family regulatory phosphoprotein, with protein MSQMDQTMKFNFPEDDNKAATRDVLLTVYHALEEKGYHPINQIVGYLLSGDPAYIPRHNDARNLIRKIERDELLEELVKSYLAESGNSK; from the coding sequence GTGAGTCAGATGGATCAAACGATGAAATTCAACTTTCCAGAAGACGATAACAAAGCAGCGACACGGGATGTGTTGTTGACGGTCTATCATGCTTTAGAAGAAAAAGGATATCATCCGATCAACCAAATCGTCGGCTATCTCCTATCTGGAGATCCTGCTTACATTCCTCGTCATAATGACGCACGTAACTTAATTCGTAAGATTGAACGTGACGAATTGCTCGAAGAACTCGTGAAATCTTATTTGGCGGAGAGTGGAAATTCAAAATGA
- the recD2 gene encoding SF1B family DNA helicase RecD2 codes for MEHPHQVVGRVKRVLFSSEEEAHSIVLVAVKEKNFELKETELVITGTGVGIELGGTYQAFGRLVDHPRFGKQLKAELIRRSVPMTKHATIRFLTNGSFTGIGPKTAKNIVDALGEDAVDLILKDERVLNQVPGLKQKQADIILNRLATLYGVDQLMLFLAPFDVTPKLAAKIYAAYEGDAMARIRENPYSLMYEVNGIGFKTADHIAAHLGLVGLHPERVAASIMHILEQEAGEGHAFATVDSLLQRAPRLLGEDPGERLEQAIELLLAEDKVKLEEGCLYLPTIFYAEVRAAKELARVMANGAEQEVDVATILEAIGHLEEQFGMEYAAQQREAIELAVKAPLMVLTGGPGTGKTTVIKGILHALQEIHDWPLEKSRVKTGDVYPYVLVAPTGRAAKRLSEATDVPAMTIHRLLKYDGTNFQLNEDQPITGKVLIIDESSMIDIYLLSSLLRAVPNGMKILFVGDRDQLPSVGPGQVLADLMDTEGIPVVRLNVVHRQAEDSSILRLAHDLKNRTTSADLLSPLADRRFYTASPQETLRGISAFAEKALAKGYSKFDVQVLAPTYRGQVGIDELNVALQRVYNPEEPKKREVKQGTRIYRTGDKILQLVNNAEENVYNGDIGEIVNIFFAKENVDKVDKIIARFDQTEVEYNRSDWDQFTHAYAITIHKAQGSEFPIVLMPVYFTGAFKHSRNLIYTAVTRAKSSLLLFGDPRAFHKASQEEEPRRRTRLIERLGGVTKT; via the coding sequence ATGGAGCACCCCCATCAAGTCGTCGGGCGCGTCAAACGTGTGCTCTTTTCTTCTGAAGAGGAAGCACACTCCATTGTACTGGTCGCCGTCAAAGAAAAGAACTTTGAATTAAAAGAGACCGAGCTCGTCATTACGGGTACAGGAGTCGGAATCGAACTCGGAGGGACGTATCAAGCATTCGGTCGTCTCGTTGATCATCCTCGCTTCGGAAAACAACTGAAGGCGGAGCTGATTCGCCGATCGGTTCCGATGACTAAACATGCGACGATCCGCTTCTTGACGAATGGTTCGTTCACCGGCATTGGTCCGAAAACAGCGAAAAATATCGTCGATGCTCTTGGAGAAGACGCAGTGGATCTCATATTAAAGGATGAACGGGTACTGAATCAGGTGCCTGGGTTAAAACAAAAACAAGCAGACATCATATTGAATCGACTCGCGACGCTATACGGTGTCGATCAGTTGATGCTGTTCTTAGCACCGTTTGATGTCACACCGAAGCTGGCGGCAAAGATCTATGCCGCGTACGAGGGCGACGCCATGGCACGGATTCGGGAGAATCCGTATTCCTTGATGTATGAAGTAAACGGGATTGGCTTTAAGACAGCCGATCATATTGCCGCGCACCTCGGACTTGTCGGATTACACCCGGAGCGTGTCGCTGCTTCGATCATGCATATATTAGAACAAGAAGCGGGCGAGGGACATGCCTTCGCGACGGTCGACTCGCTATTGCAACGGGCACCCCGTCTGCTAGGGGAAGATCCGGGAGAGCGGCTAGAACAAGCGATCGAACTATTGCTCGCTGAAGATAAGGTCAAGCTTGAAGAAGGTTGCTTGTATTTACCGACGATCTTTTATGCGGAAGTCCGCGCGGCGAAGGAACTAGCACGCGTCATGGCAAACGGTGCCGAACAAGAAGTCGATGTCGCGACGATCCTTGAAGCAATTGGTCACCTCGAAGAACAGTTCGGCATGGAATATGCTGCGCAACAGCGAGAAGCGATCGAGTTAGCGGTCAAAGCGCCGCTGATGGTCTTGACTGGTGGACCGGGTACCGGTAAGACGACTGTCATCAAGGGAATTTTGCATGCGTTGCAAGAAATTCATGACTGGCCGCTTGAGAAGAGTCGCGTCAAGACAGGGGATGTCTATCCATACGTCCTTGTTGCACCGACGGGACGTGCCGCTAAACGTCTATCGGAAGCAACAGATGTACCGGCGATGACGATTCACCGTCTCTTAAAGTATGATGGAACGAACTTTCAACTGAATGAGGATCAGCCGATCACGGGAAAAGTACTGATCATCGATGAATCGTCGATGATTGATATCTACTTGTTATCGAGTTTGCTTCGCGCCGTCCCGAATGGCATGAAGATCTTGTTCGTCGGTGACCGCGATCAATTGCCATCCGTCGGTCCAGGACAGGTGCTGGCAGACTTGATGGATACGGAAGGAATTCCCGTCGTCCGTTTGAACGTCGTCCATCGTCAAGCAGAAGATTCTTCGATATTGCGTCTTGCGCACGATTTGAAGAACCGGACGACGTCTGCTGATTTGTTATCACCACTTGCGGATCGCCGCTTCTATACTGCGTCTCCGCAAGAGACGTTACGGGGCATCTCGGCCTTCGCGGAAAAAGCACTCGCAAAAGGCTACTCGAAATTCGATGTACAGGTCCTCGCGCCGACTTACCGTGGTCAGGTCGGGATCGACGAATTGAATGTCGCCTTGCAACGCGTCTATAACCCGGAGGAACCGAAGAAACGGGAAGTCAAACAAGGGACGCGGATTTACCGGACCGGGGACAAGATTCTCCAGCTCGTCAACAATGCGGAAGAAAACGTCTATAACGGAGATATCGGCGAAATCGTCAATATCTTCTTCGCTAAAGAGAATGTCGATAAAGTCGATAAAATCATCGCCCGGTTCGATCAGACGGAGGTCGAGTACAACCGGAGTGATTGGGATCAATTCACGCACGCCTATGCGATTACGATCCACAAAGCGCAAGGATCTGAGTTTCCGATCGTCTTGATGCCGGTCTATTTCACGGGGGCGTTCAAACATTCCCGAAATTTAATTTATACGGCAGTTACTCGGGCAAAATCGAGTTTGTTATTATTCGGTGATCCGCGTGCGTTCCATAAAGCGTCGCAAGAAGAGGAACCCCGGCGCCGAACACGATTGATCGAACGACTCGGTGGGGTGACAAAGACTTGA
- the ruvX gene encoding Holliday junction resolvase RuvX, translating into MKRAMGLDVGSKTIGVAVSDLMGWTAQGVETVKWTEPDYPEAFKRLDVIMETYNVEILVIGLPKNMNGSIGPRAEASEAFAKEIEQHTGLEVVFMDERLTTMQAERMLIDADVSRKKRKQVIDKMAAVMILQSYLDRANR; encoded by the coding sequence ATGAAACGTGCAATGGGACTAGACGTCGGTTCGAAGACGATCGGGGTAGCGGTCAGTGACTTGATGGGCTGGACGGCGCAAGGTGTCGAGACGGTCAAGTGGACGGAACCGGATTACCCAGAAGCCTTCAAACGGCTCGATGTCATCATGGAGACATACAATGTCGAAATCCTAGTCATTGGTCTTCCGAAAAACATGAACGGTTCCATCGGTCCCCGTGCGGAGGCGAGTGAAGCCTTTGCGAAGGAAATCGAACAGCATACTGGGCTTGAAGTCGTCTTCATGGATGAACGGTTGACGACGATGCAAGCAGAACGGATGCTGATCGATGCCGATGTCAGCCGCAAGAAACGAAAACAAGTCATCGATAAGATGGCTGCCGTCATGATCCTGCAATCGTATTTGGATCGGGCGAATCGATGA
- the alaS gene encoding alanine--tRNA ligase, which translates to MKALKPLTGAQIRQMYLDFFQSKGHAIEPSASLVPVEDPSLLWINSGVATLKKYFDGRVIPDNPRIVNAQKSIRTNDIENVGKTARHHTFFEMLGNFSVGDYFREDAIKWGWELLTSDDWYGLDPERLSVTIHPEDDAARQIWLELGVPAERIIPLEDNFWEIGEGPSGPNTEIFFDRGPAFGDDPNDSELYPGGENERYLEIWNIVFSQYNHDGHGNYTELPRKNIDTGMGLERMACVMQDVPTNFDTDLFMPIIHKTEEISGKIYRDDSKLDVAFKVIADHIRTVSFAIGDGALPSNEGRGYVLRRLLRRAVRYAKMLGIERPFMYELVDTVGNVMVDFYPQVPEKADFIKRVIKNEEERFHETLHDGLAILNTVAQNSKANGEHVISGEDAFRLYDTYGFPLELTVEYAEDHQMSVDEEGFKQAMDAQRQRARAAREESGSMQQQSEVLSTLKDKSTFVGYTDLKADAKIIALLHDGERVTEVAAGEEAQVILDITPFYAESGGEVADTGTIEGKDFVLDVKDVQKAPNGQNLHTVIVRTGIATEAADVVANVEAAERKAVTKNHTATHLLHKALKDTLGTHVNQAGSLVSPERLRFDFSHFGAVTQEELTKIEQDVNQAIWASLPVDIEEMNIADAKAKGAMALFGEKYGETVRVVSAGTYSIELCGGIHVGNTAEIGLFKIVSESGIGAGTRRIEAVTGAGAYRVMNQHLETLEQAAAVLKTKTTEVPVRIEALQQQLRETERANESLQAKLANIEAASLKDDVEEINGVRVLAKRVDVSDMDALRGMMDELKSSLGSAIIVLGSAQGEKVNLVASVSKDLIDQGYHAGKLIKEVATRCGGGGGGRPDMAQAGGKDASKLEEALAYASQYVQSLA; encoded by the coding sequence ATGAAAGCTCTAAAACCATTAACGGGTGCACAAATCCGTCAGATGTATCTTGATTTCTTCCAAAGCAAAGGGCATGCGATCGAACCGAGTGCTTCGCTCGTACCGGTCGAGGATCCATCGCTCTTGTGGATCAACTCGGGTGTTGCAACACTCAAGAAATATTTTGATGGTCGTGTCATTCCTGATAATCCACGTATCGTCAACGCACAAAAATCAATCCGGACGAACGATATCGAAAACGTCGGGAAAACAGCGCGTCACCATACGTTCTTCGAGATGCTCGGAAACTTCTCTGTCGGTGATTACTTCCGTGAAGATGCAATCAAATGGGGTTGGGAACTCTTGACGAGTGATGACTGGTACGGTCTTGACCCAGAACGTCTTTCGGTCACGATTCATCCGGAAGATGATGCAGCGCGTCAAATCTGGCTTGAACTCGGTGTACCGGCTGAGCGGATCATTCCGCTTGAAGATAACTTCTGGGAAATCGGTGAAGGTCCATCTGGTCCGAATACGGAAATCTTCTTCGATCGTGGTCCAGCTTTCGGAGACGATCCGAACGATTCAGAACTTTATCCAGGTGGCGAAAACGAACGCTATCTCGAGATCTGGAATATCGTCTTCAGTCAGTACAACCACGACGGACACGGCAACTACACGGAACTTCCGCGTAAAAACATCGATACTGGGATGGGACTCGAACGGATGGCGTGTGTCATGCAGGACGTGCCGACGAACTTCGATACGGATCTGTTCATGCCGATCATTCATAAGACAGAAGAAATCAGCGGCAAGATCTACCGTGATGATTCGAAACTTGATGTAGCATTCAAAGTCATCGCAGACCACATCCGTACTGTATCATTTGCGATCGGTGATGGTGCTCTTCCTTCGAATGAAGGACGTGGATATGTCCTTCGTCGTTTACTACGCCGTGCGGTTCGTTATGCGAAAATGCTTGGGATCGAACGTCCGTTCATGTATGAACTCGTTGATACGGTCGGGAACGTCATGGTTGACTTCTACCCACAAGTTCCGGAAAAAGCGGACTTCATCAAACGCGTCATTAAAAACGAAGAAGAACGTTTCCATGAGACGCTTCATGACGGTCTTGCAATCTTGAACACGGTGGCTCAGAATTCTAAAGCAAACGGTGAGCACGTCATCAGTGGCGAAGATGCGTTCCGTCTGTATGACACGTATGGTTTCCCACTCGAATTGACAGTTGAGTATGCGGAAGATCATCAGATGTCTGTTGATGAAGAAGGCTTCAAACAAGCGATGGACGCGCAACGTCAACGTGCGCGGGCAGCACGTGAAGAGAGCGGTTCGATGCAACAACAATCGGAAGTCCTCTCGACACTAAAAGATAAAAGTACGTTCGTCGGCTATACCGACCTTAAGGCGGATGCAAAAATCATCGCATTGTTGCATGATGGAGAACGAGTCACAGAAGTGGCTGCTGGTGAAGAAGCGCAAGTCATTCTCGATATCACGCCGTTCTACGCTGAAAGTGGTGGTGAAGTAGCGGATACAGGAACAATCGAAGGCAAAGACTTCGTTCTTGATGTCAAAGATGTTCAAAAGGCACCAAACGGTCAAAACTTGCATACGGTCATCGTCCGTACAGGAATCGCAACGGAAGCGGCGGATGTCGTTGCAAACGTCGAAGCAGCAGAACGTAAAGCCGTCACGAAAAACCATACAGCAACACACTTGCTTCATAAAGCATTGAAAGACACGCTCGGAACACACGTCAACCAAGCGGGATCACTTGTTTCTCCAGAACGTCTCCGCTTCGACTTCTCACACTTCGGTGCCGTGACACAAGAAGAGTTGACAAAAATCGAACAAGACGTCAACCAAGCGATCTGGGCATCATTACCGGTTGATATCGAAGAGATGAACATCGCTGATGCAAAAGCAAAAGGCGCGATGGCATTGTTCGGTGAGAAGTACGGGGAAACGGTCCGTGTCGTCTCAGCAGGCACATACTCGATTGAATTGTGTGGCGGAATCCACGTCGGAAACACTGCAGAGATCGGTCTGTTCAAGATCGTCTCAGAGTCTGGGATCGGTGCAGGTACACGCCGGATCGAAGCCGTGACAGGTGCAGGCGCGTATCGTGTGATGAATCAACACTTAGAAACACTCGAACAAGCAGCAGCTGTCTTGAAAACGAAAACGACGGAAGTTCCGGTCCGTATCGAAGCACTGCAACAACAACTTCGTGAGACGGAACGGGCGAACGAATCGTTGCAAGCAAAACTTGCGAACATCGAAGCTGCTTCACTAAAGGACGATGTTGAGGAAATCAACGGCGTACGTGTGCTTGCGAAACGTGTCGACGTCTCAGATATGGATGCCCTTCGCGGTATGATGGATGAGTTGAAGAGCTCACTCGGATCAGCAATCATTGTTCTCGGTAGTGCGCAAGGTGAAAAAGTCAATCTCGTCGCAAGCGTTTCAAAAGATTTAATCGACCAAGGCTATCATGCTGGTAAATTGATCAAGGAAGTCGCAACACGCTGCGGTGGTGGCGGTGGCGGTCGCCCTGACATGGCTCAAGCTGGTGGGAAAGATGCGTCGAAATTAGAAGAAGCACTCGCGTACGCTTCACAATACGTGCAATCACTGGCATAA
- the cymR gene encoding cysteine metabolism transcriptional regulator CymR: MKISTKGRYGLTIMIALAKEAESKPLSLKKIAQMYDLSEHYLEQLIAPLRNGGLVKSVRGAYGGYKLGREAQSITAGEIIRLLEGPLVVVEVDACDEVTKRKLWDKIQQAVDQVLDSTTLQDLAEEDDTGYMFYI; encoded by the coding sequence ATGAAAATCTCAACGAAAGGGCGATATGGTCTGACGATCATGATCGCACTCGCGAAAGAAGCTGAATCAAAACCATTGTCCTTAAAAAAAATCGCCCAGATGTATGATTTATCAGAGCACTACCTCGAGCAATTGATCGCACCACTTCGAAATGGGGGTCTCGTCAAAAGTGTTCGCGGCGCTTATGGCGGGTATAAGCTCGGTCGTGAAGCACAAAGCATTACGGCGGGTGAAATCATCCGCCTGCTTGAAGGACCACTCGTCGTCGTCGAAGTCGATGCTTGTGACGAGGTCACGAAACGCAAACTTTGGGACAAAATCCAACAAGCGGTCGATCAAGTACTCGATTCAACGACACTACAAGACTTAGCGGAAGAAGACGATACAGGATACATGTTCTATATTTGA
- the mnmA gene encoding tRNA 2-thiouridine(34) synthase MnmA, producing MNTRAKAPSETTVVVGMSGGVDSSVTAHLLKEQGYNVIGIFMKNWDDTDENGFCTATEDYEDVIAVANQIGIPYYAVNFEKEYWDKVFTYFLDEYKLGRTPNPDVMCNKEIKFKAFLDHAMRLGADFVATGHYARAVYEDGEHKLLRGVDANKDQTYFLNQLSQEQIAKAMFPIGHMEKSEVRRIAEEANLATAKKKDSTGICFIGERNFKQFLGQYLPAQPGEMRTLDGNVMGRHDGLMYYTMGQRHGLGIGGDGEPWFVVGKNLKENILYVDQGFHNELLYSEGLLASDVSWTSERPVGETFRCTAKFRYRQQDTAVTVRVLEDGLDVSFDERQRAITPGQAVVFYDGDICLGGATIDAAYKAGERLAYLA from the coding sequence ATGAATACACGAGCGAAAGCCCCGAGTGAAACGACAGTCGTCGTTGGGATGTCGGGCGGTGTCGATTCGTCTGTGACGGCTCATTTATTAAAAGAGCAAGGCTATAACGTCATCGGGATCTTCATGAAAAACTGGGATGACACGGATGAGAACGGCTTTTGTACGGCGACGGAAGATTATGAAGACGTCATCGCCGTAGCCAATCAAATCGGCATTCCGTATTATGCGGTCAATTTTGAAAAAGAGTACTGGGATAAGGTCTTCACGTACTTCCTCGATGAATATAAACTCGGTCGGACACCGAATCCAGACGTCATGTGTAACAAGGAAATCAAGTTCAAAGCCTTCCTCGATCACGCGATGCGTCTTGGTGCCGATTTCGTCGCGACAGGTCATTATGCACGTGCTGTCTATGAAGATGGAGAACATAAATTGCTTCGTGGTGTCGATGCAAACAAGGATCAAACATATTTCTTGAATCAATTGTCGCAAGAGCAAATCGCGAAGGCGATGTTCCCAATCGGTCACATGGAAAAATCAGAAGTGCGCCGGATCGCAGAAGAAGCGAACCTTGCAACAGCTAAGAAAAAAGACTCGACCGGTATTTGCTTCATTGGCGAGCGGAATTTTAAACAGTTCCTCGGTCAATACCTACCGGCACAACCCGGTGAGATGCGGACGCTTGACGGCAACGTCATGGGTCGTCACGATGGATTGATGTACTATACGATGGGGCAACGCCACGGGCTTGGTATCGGTGGCGACGGAGAACCTTGGTTCGTCGTCGGAAAAAACCTAAAAGAGAACATTCTCTATGTCGATCAAGGATTCCATAACGAATTATTGTATTCGGAAGGATTACTTGCTTCAGATGTCAGTTGGACATCTGAACGTCCAGTCGGTGAGACATTCCGTTGCACAGCGAAATTCCGTTACCGTCAACAAGACACAGCCGTCACGGTTCGTGTCCTTGAAGATGGACTCGATGTTTCGTTTGACGAACGTCAACGGGCGATCACACCAGGACAAGCGGTCGTGTTCTATGATGGAGACATCTGCCTCGGTGGTGCCACAATCGATGCAGCTTATAAAGCAGGCGAACGCCTCGCTTATTTAGCGTAA